The region CCATCCATTGTCAGGATCAACTGAGCGGAGAAAAATTTACGGTTAATAGCACCCAGGCGATCGTCATTAACACCGCTGGCCCCTGGGTCGATGAGGTTTGCGGCCTAGCCCGTCGGGGTTCTGAACCTATTGCCATCGTCAACGAAAGAAAAATTGGTGGCACCAAAGGCAGTCATATTGTGGTCGATCCCTTCCCTGGAGCCCCAGCTTCAGCTTTATACGTAGAGGCATTTGTGGATAAGCGGCCCTATTTCATCATTCCCTGGTTGGGTAAATATCTGATTGGCACCACCGACCACCGCTATGATGGTTCCCTCGATCAGGTTAAAGCTAGTGATGACGAGATTGATTACCTCATTGCGGAAACTAACCGGGTCATGCCAGCGGCCCAGTTAACTAGGCAGGACGTGCGCTTTACCTATTCCGGGGTGCGGCCTCTGCCCTACACCGATGGGAAGAAAGCAGGCAGTATCACCCGCAATCATATTCTTTACGACCATAGTCAAGACGGAGTTAATAATTTGATTTCCCTGATTGGCGGTAAGTTGACCACCTATCGTCAGGTGGGGGAAGAAATGGTGGATAAGGTTTATGCCAAGTTGGGACGCTCTGCTCCTCCCTGCCCAACTCTCACCCAACCCCTACCCGGGGCGGAAGCCTATCCCCTGTCCTTGGAAACTGCCATGGATAAATACGGTGATCAATTAGAACGGCATTCTATTCAACATTTATTTTGCTTGTACGGAGCTAGGGCGGGAGAAATTTTGGCTTTAGTGCATGGGGCACCGGAGTTGGGAGAACAGATTATTCCTTCCTTGCCAGATATTAAAGCCCAGGTGGTTTTTGCGGTACAAGCAGAAATGGCCCATACCCTGGTGGACATTTGCCGACGACGCACGGCGATCGCCATGGTGACCGATGATTACGGCTTTAGCGCCCTGGCCGGCATTTGCCAAACATTAATGAACCACTGTGGCTGGACCCAGGGGCAATGTGACGAACAAATTCAGAAGTACCATGAATATATGGAGGAAAACTGCATTCCCGACTATTGTCTTAACTGAAAAGGGAGGATTTGAAAACACTCTTTGAAAGGGTGGCAAACTTTTGACTTGCCGGCCACAGTAAAGAAAAGCTGACAGGATCATCCAAGGAACTCTCGCCTAAAATTAAGGCTATAGAGGGCAATCGCACCGCTTGATTTTTTCGGAGCAGTGCACTAGGCTAATTGGCGAACTCCTGCTCTGTTGAATCATTTCCATTATTGTCTTTCTGGGTTGTTGTGTGAAAAGCTGGATTCTCTTCTCGGTGTTAGTGCTGACCTTAGCTGGCTGTGGTCAAAGGGGAGGTTTGCCCTGTGTGGAAACAGATCAAGGAGTGGTGGAGCGCAGAGATGAAGAATATTCCCCAGGTCCCTTTGAGAGCTTGAATGTGATGGTCGGGGTAGATGCCAGTGAATCCATGGTTGGGTTTGTCAGCCAACCCGGTAGTCGCTACGGCCAGGCGATCGCCTCTTTGCATACGTTGCTGCAAAACAAAAATCTGCCCACCTCCTATTGGCGGGTGGGGAGCAATGACACCATCAACCAAGCCCAATCCATTTCAGCGACCCAATTCCTTGCCGCTAGTAAAGCACCCTTTTATTGTCGTCGGGATCAACCCATAGCTGAATATCCCTGTGTTTCTAGTACCTTAGGGCAACTTTATGAGTTGGAAGCCCAGGCCACTGACGGAGCCAATCCAGCCCCAGAAAATGACAATGGTGAAGGGGATAGCAACAATGCCACCGCTCCCCGTAGTCTGAAAATTTTGCTCACCGACTTGGAGCCTGACGATGCCGCCGTTGGTCAAATTTCTGGGTTAATTAGCAAAGAATTAAAGGCCAATCCCAACTACAAGGCGGTACTTATAGGGGTTCGTAGTCAGTTTCGGGGCAATGTGTACTCGGCCAATGCTAGCTATCCTACCTTTGTTTACGATACTGCTGGCCAAGATGTGGACCAAAAAGGCCGACCTTTTTTCATCTTGATGACTGGTCCCCAGGACACGGTGGATGAATTGGTGAAGGAATTTCGTCGGCTTCCGTTAGATGTCAATAAGGCTTTTCAGGCTTCTGCCTTTGAATTGGGGCAAGGGGATACGGTAACCCTAGACAATAGTTCTTTAACAGGTACTATTCAAGAATGTGTCATCGAAATCGGCTCTGTGGATGGCCAAAGGCCAAATCAAGACCAGGAAAAGGATTGGCTCATGCTCGAACAAACCAATTGCGGCGACAATTCTGCTACCCCTCTGCCTTCTTTAGAGTTGAATATTCCTTCTAAAAGTACCGTTTCCCTCACTGGTGGAGAGCTAACCCCAGATCTTTTCAATGTTTCTGAACCCTTTTTGACGGTGAAAAAAGCAGAAATTGTCCAAAATCCAGGGGGAGAGGACGCCCGCCTTTTATTAACCGCTGTTTTTGATGGTAATCAGTTACCCCAGGGACAAGGCAAACTGGTTTACGTTACCCTTGGCGATCGCCAGTTGGATCAAGCGGTGTGGCAGGATTGGGACATGGACATCAGCAACCCCAACGGCGCCAGAACCCAAAATTTACGGCTTTTTGTGTCGGGATTGCGGGGGGCCGTGGCCAATGATCAGGACGCTGTTAAGTTTTGTCTCGGCTACAGCCACTATTAGATTACTTAATCAAAATTTTTGCTAATCTTCACGTATTAGTTCGTCAGGATAGGGGTTATGAAAATTGCGGAGATAGTGGCCCTCGTGGTGACAGTGGCGATCGCCACCATTGTGATTTTTGGGCTACAGCCATGGCTATTGGGCGGGAGTGGACTGCCCCTGAGCTTATCCCGAGGGAACTTGGACAAATGGGCCTCGGAGATTTTATTTCCCACCCTTTACCTGGTTTATGCCCTGGGTGCCCTACTCCTCTTCTTCTGGATTACCAAAGCCCTCAATGGCAGTTTTACCAAAGCCCAGGACGTACTCAGCACCGGTGGCCTTTGGTGGATTTTTGCCATTGTCCTTGGTGTAGTGACCATGTTGGCCCTAGTGGGTCTAAGTTTCTTTAACGGTTGGTTTGACGATACTCGTAACTTAGAACCCTTCTTCTGGCTACTGGGCTTCATTATTGTCGATGTGTTGTTAATTTTCTGGCTGCCCACAGCCCTAGCCACCCCCAAATCCATGCGCTATGTGCCACCAGGGTCAATGTTGTTACGCAAAATTTACGGAGGTTAAAGCTTAAGCCATGCGAAAAATTTATGCCATCGGCGTGGGGGGCAGTGGGGCCAAATGTGTGGAAGCGGCCATTTTTCTCCATTCCCTAGGCCTGTACGGCGAGAACTCCGAACTAAAAATTTTATTGGTCGATGCGGATACTTCCAACGGTAACTCCCAAAGAACTGGGGTAAATTTCCGCACCACCGACGATGCCCAAAAAGCCTTTGGCCAAGGGAAAAGTCCCCTCATGGGCGGGCAATTTTTCCATTACGGCACCTGGAATCCCTTGGGAGATCAAATCCACAACACTAACCTAGCGGCAGTTTTCAACAAACAGGCTTTGCGGGCCGGCGCTCCCCCTTTGGCAAAATTATTTGATGCTCTCTACAGCCCAGCGGAACAAAATGCCGATCTGGGGGTGGGATTTCGGGGTCGTCCCCCCATCGGTTCAGCAGTGATGAGTCGCTTGGAATTGAACAGTCTCGGACAAACCCAAGCCGGGGGCTGGCAACAGCTATTTAATAATTTGACCACGGATTTAGGGGTAGGCCATGGCGATGAAGTAGTGGTGCATTTCTTTGGCAGTATTTTCGGGGGCACCGGTGCGTCTGGGGTTCCTACCCTAGCGAAGTTGGTTAGTAATCAATTAAAAGAGGGGGGGCTCCAGGTTCGTATTCACGCATCTTTACTGTTGCCCTACTTTGCCTTTGAGCGGCCCGACGACGGGGATCAAACCGTATTTGCCGAAACTCGCTTTTTTGCCCTTAATACTCAGGCGGCATTGCAGTACCTAACCGAGCAATCAGAAGGTTGTTTCGACAGTGTGTATCTCATTGGGGACAATGCCCAAACTAGGTACGATTCCCACACTGGGGGCAAAAATCAGGAAAATGGGGCCCATTTCGTCGAACTGTACGCCGCCCTGGCCGCTAACCATGGCTTTGGTCAACCGATGGGGGAAACGGTGGCCCACTACATTAGCAAAGCAGATATTAATAGTCTAATTTGGACTGATCTACCGGACAGCGAAACTGCCAAGTTGGCCCTCAGTAAAGGAGTTAAATTTGCCTATGCTTGGTTCTACAACTTCTCTTTGGAATTAGAAGCGGCCCGTAAGTTAGGGGGCAAAAAGTTTGCAAAGGGTGCTCCCTGGTTCCAGCAGTTTTTTGCCCTTAGATCCGGGGAAGGGGATAAGCCCCTGGTGGACAATGCCCAGGAAGTGGCCAAAAATGATCTACTCACAGCCTGGGCCAAGAAGTTTTTGCAATGGGCCCAACAGGTTTCCTCTGCCCATGTCAATGGCGAGCAACTCTTCCAGCTCAAACATTTGGACGATCTGAAACAAAACCCCGGTTACCGTGAACATCTCCATCAATTAATTATTGACAAAGAACGCAGTCAAGCGGCGCAAAGTGGCGATCGCCTAGACAATATTAAGAACCGTTTGGCTGATGAGGGCAGAAGTTACGATAACGGCGTTTTTGGTTTGGCTCACGCTCTGTTTGCTTTGCTTTAGTCTGCTTTACATTGATTTAATTGATTTAACTGTGAATCAGCTTTTTGACCTAGGCTAATTCCACCCTATTTTCCCCTTCCCCCAGCTTTATTTTTAATTGCCTGACTAACCATGACTAACCAACCCCTACTTCCCAAAACTAATCAAGATTTTGCTGGTGGTGCTGCTCCGGGGGAATGGATTGCTGATGGGGTGGGACTCTTTAACCGTTTGGGTAATAGTTTGGAGTTTGAGGCGGGGGCTTACCGGGAAGTGAATTCTATCCCTAGTCCTTGGTCTCGACCTTTGCAATTAATTTCTGCATTTCGGAATAATCAGTACCCCAGTCGGGATTGGCTGATTGAGCAGTATCGGGGTTTGTTGACGGCTTTGGCCCTGGCGGAAAATTTAAATCTTAAGATCACCGCCACCCAGGTACGGCTCAAGGATTATCAAGATAAGGAATTTGCTCGTTGTCTGTGGAAGTTGCGCCCCAATGATAGGGATAATGTGTTGTCCATGGTGCCCGCCGATGGCCCCTGGGCGGAGTTGTATTTGTTTGAACTAGACGGAGTGGCGATCGGTATGACCAGTCCGGCCACCATTGTCTGCCCCACGGGTTATTTTCCCGACTCCTTAAGTCGGCGCATTGCTTGGATTAAAAATGGCTTTTTCAGCAACCCCATCAATAATGGTTTAGCTCCCAATCAAAAGGAAGTGTTGTTGCCTTGGTTGGAAAATTTAAAAGGTAATCTGATGCGTAATCCCCAAAATCAGGCCTTAGCGGGGCGGGTCTCCGGGGTAATTGATGACTATATCCAAGATTTGGGTATCACCACCAGCAATGTGTTTCAACCTACCACCAAAAATTTACCGTTTGGCATTCCCCTTACCCCAGCCCCGTTGCCAGCTCTTTACCCAGCGAAGGCGGTACAAACTCCTTCTAATGTAAGGTTAATTGCTTCAGCCGGTCGAAACCCTAGTAAGCAACTTTATATTATTGATCAAGTACAACTACCAGGACTTTTGCATAAAGGAGCCGAGGAAATTAATGTCATTGATGCGTCTCCTCTGCTCAATTTCGATCCCAATCTTCACCGCCGCTCCGATGCCATCTTTGCTACCCCAGCGGATATTTTCCAAGACAATCTTTATTTTCATAAAACAAAGGGTTTATTGCCAGGCACATGGTTAGACCAAAAGTTAAATCTGGATAATCTCACCATTTTGTTGCCCTTTAAACCTTTTCTGCGGGAATATTTCAGCAGTGAAGATCTGGAAAAAAAGGTGGAGTTAGCCCCCGTTTCCACTCCCGAAGGCCCGGGGATACGGATTTCGCTGACGGTGCAAATATCGGGGTTTGATCGTCCTGTGGCCTATACCATGTCCCAAGAATATGCCCTCAAGGCGGAAAACGAAATCAAGCAGGATTTTCCCACCCTTGCCCTCTGGCCCAATGTGCCCCCCGATTTGTGGAAGGAGTATTTCCTACTGGTGGAAACTACCGAGGAGTATGGCGAGTTAGCTTTTCGGGTGGATCAACCCACCCCCAATGCCCAAGCAGAAAGTCGGCGATCGGGTCAAGAAAGTTACCAGTACTGGAAATGTGATGCCTACCCTGATGTCATCCTGGCGATCGATAAAAATGCTCAGCCGCTTGGACTTATTCCTCTACGGATACCCAAAGCCCAGGGGGGAAATGCCACCACTTGGACGGTGGGAGTAGATTTCGGCACGTCATTTACCAATGTTTATGTGCGGAAAGGCTCCAGCGGCACTCCAGAAAGATTGCAACTCCAAACTAATTTGCTAAAAATTACCCACAGTTTGGAGGATATTCAAACAGTAATTTATCGAGAATTCTTCATTCCTGATTTGCTTTTACCGGAGGGGAATAATCCCCCTATGTCAACGGTGCTGACTACCAGAGGATGGGCGGAAAGTGAAGGAGAAATTCCTAATTTAATTACTAATGCCCGTGTTTATATTCCTCGTCTTGATAAATACGAGTTTGATAAAGAATATATCAAGACTAATATTAAATGGAAACAGGTGCAGTACCAACGGCCATTCCTGGGGCAATTGGTGCGAATGATTTCTGCTAAAGCCGCCCTGGAAGGAGTCCGCAACATTGAATGGAGTATATCTTATCCGTCCGCTTTTTCCCCCATGGACATTAATCGATATAACGGAGCTTGGCAACAGGTATTAAAAGATCTGGATATAACCTCAAATCAAAATCATAATTTACAAGGACACGGTCTAAAAACAGAAAG is a window of Synechocystis sp. PCC 7338 DNA encoding:
- a CDS encoding lipoprotein produces the protein MKSWILFSVLVLTLAGCGQRGGLPCVETDQGVVERRDEEYSPGPFESLNVMVGVDASESMVGFVSQPGSRYGQAIASLHTLLQNKNLPTSYWRVGSNDTINQAQSISATQFLAASKAPFYCRRDQPIAEYPCVSSTLGQLYELEAQATDGANPAPENDNGEGDSNNATAPRSLKILLTDLEPDDAAVGQISGLISKELKANPNYKAVLIGVRSQFRGNVYSANASYPTFVYDTAGQDVDQKGRPFFILMTGPQDTVDELVKEFRRLPLDVNKAFQASAFELGQGDTVTLDNSSLTGTIQECVIEIGSVDGQRPNQDQEKDWLMLEQTNCGDNSATPLPSLELNIPSKSTVSLTGGELTPDLFNVSEPFLTVKKAEIVQNPGGEDARLLLTAVFDGNQLPQGQGKLVYVTLGDRQLDQAVWQDWDMDISNPNGARTQNLRLFVSGLRGAVANDQDAVKFCLGYSHY
- the glpD gene encoding glycerol-3-phosphate dehydrogenase, with amino-acid sequence MRNFPEIQNTAYDLIVIGGGINGVGTARDGALRGLKTLLIEKDDFASGTSSWSTRLIHGGLRYLEYFEFNLVRESLREREVLLHTAPHLVHPLQLTIPVYDWSSRAYWEIQAGMILYDILSFDKTLPPHRMLRPQQFQQLFRAAEKQGLKGGAQYFDGQVEYAERLDLEVTLSAQKAGAEMLNYVAVRGLEKGDNNLITAIHCQDQLSGEKFTVNSTQAIVINTAGPWVDEVCGLARRGSEPIAIVNERKIGGTKGSHIVVDPFPGAPASALYVEAFVDKRPYFIIPWLGKYLIGTTDHRYDGSLDQVKASDDEIDYLIAETNRVMPAAQLTRQDVRFTYSGVRPLPYTDGKKAGSITRNHILYDHSQDGVNNLISLIGGKLTTYRQVGEEMVDKVYAKLGRSAPPCPTLTQPLPGAEAYPLSLETAMDKYGDQLERHSIQHLFCLYGARAGEILALVHGAPELGEQIIPSLPDIKAQVVFAVQAEMAHTLVDICRRRTAIAMVTDDYGFSALAGICQTLMNHCGWTQGQCDEQIQKYHEYMEENCIPDYCLN